One Streptomyces drozdowiczii DNA segment encodes these proteins:
- a CDS encoding acyl-CoA thioesterase, producing the protein MTNPAERLVDLLDLERIEVNIFRGRSPDESLQRVFGGQVAGQALVAAGRTTDGDRPVHSLHAYFLRPGRPGVPIVYDVERVRDGRSFTTRRVTAVQQGRTIFNLTASFHRPEEAGFEHQLPPARVVPDPEELPTVAEEVREHLGGLPEALERMARRQPFDIRYVDRLRWTRDEIKDADPRSAVWMRAVGPLGDDPLVHTCALTYASDMTLLDAVRIPVEPLWGPRGFDMASLDHAMWFHRPFRADEWFLYDQESPIATGGRGLARGRIYDRAGNLLVSVVQEGLFRRLDGAPSA; encoded by the coding sequence ATGACGAACCCCGCCGAGCGTCTGGTCGACCTGCTCGACCTGGAGCGGATCGAGGTCAACATCTTCCGGGGCCGGAGCCCCGACGAGTCCCTGCAACGGGTCTTCGGCGGCCAGGTGGCGGGGCAGGCGCTGGTGGCGGCGGGCCGCACCACGGACGGGGACCGGCCGGTCCACTCGCTGCACGCCTACTTCCTGCGGCCGGGGCGCCCCGGGGTGCCGATCGTGTACGACGTGGAGCGCGTCCGGGACGGCAGGTCGTTCACGACCCGCCGGGTGACGGCCGTGCAGCAGGGGCGGACGATCTTCAACCTGACGGCGTCGTTCCACCGCCCGGAGGAGGCCGGCTTCGAGCACCAGCTGCCGCCTGCCCGGGTGGTGCCGGATCCGGAGGAGCTGCCGACGGTCGCCGAGGAGGTGCGCGAGCACCTGGGCGGTCTGCCGGAGGCCCTGGAGCGGATGGCGCGGCGCCAGCCGTTCGACATCCGCTACGTGGACCGGCTGCGGTGGACGCGGGACGAGATCAAGGACGCGGATCCGCGCAGCGCGGTGTGGATGCGTGCGGTGGGGCCGCTGGGCGACGACCCGCTGGTGCACACCTGCGCGTTGACGTACGCGAGCGACATGACCCTGCTGGACGCGGTCCGCATCCCGGTGGAGCCGCTGTGGGGGCCGCGCGGCTTCGACATGGCGTCGCTGGACCACGCGATGTGGTTTCACAGACCGTTCCGGGCGGACGAGTGGTTCCTGTACGACCAGGAGTCGCCGATCGCGACGGGCGGGCGGGGTCTGGCGCGCGGCCGGATCTACGACCGGGCGGGCAATCTGCTGGTGTCGGTGGTGCAGGAGGGCCTGTTCCGGCGGCTGGACGGCGCCCCGTCCGCGTAA
- a CDS encoding metal-dependent hydrolase, whose translation MMGPAHSLSGAAAWLGVGAAAAATGHTMPWPVLVVGALISAGAALAPDLDHKSATISRAFGPLSRGVCEIVDKLSHAVYKATRLRGDSHRNGGHRTLTHTWVWAVLIGAGASAVAYSGGRWGVLAILFVHLVLAVEGLLWRAARVSSDVLVWLLGATSAWILAGILDKPGNGADWLFTDPGQEYLWLGLPIVLGALVHDIGDALTVSGCPILWPIPVGRKRWYPLGPPKAMRFKAGSWVEIKVLMPVFMILGGVGAAAAMNVI comes from the coding sequence ATGATGGGACCGGCACACTCTCTGTCGGGGGCGGCGGCCTGGCTGGGGGTGGGCGCCGCGGCGGCGGCCACCGGCCACACCATGCCGTGGCCCGTCCTCGTCGTCGGGGCGCTGATCAGCGCGGGCGCCGCGCTCGCCCCCGACCTCGACCACAAGTCCGCGACCATCTCGCGCGCCTTCGGGCCCCTCTCGCGCGGGGTCTGCGAGATCGTCGACAAGCTCTCGCACGCCGTCTACAAGGCCACCAGGCTGCGCGGCGACTCCCACCGCAACGGCGGCCACCGCACCCTCACCCACACCTGGGTCTGGGCCGTCCTGATCGGAGCCGGCGCCTCCGCCGTCGCCTACAGCGGCGGGCGCTGGGGGGTCCTCGCGATCCTCTTCGTCCACCTGGTCCTCGCCGTCGAGGGGCTGCTCTGGCGGGCCGCCCGCGTCTCCAGCGACGTCCTGGTGTGGCTGCTCGGCGCGACCAGCGCCTGGATCCTCGCCGGCATCCTCGACAAGCCGGGCAACGGCGCCGACTGGCTCTTCACCGACCCCGGCCAGGAATACCTGTGGCTCGGGCTGCCGATCGTGCTCGGCGCCCTCGTCCACGACATCGGCGACGCGCTGACCGTCTCCGGCTGCCCGATCCTGTGGCCGATCCCGGTGGGCCGCAAGCGCTGGTACCCGCTCGGCCCGCCCAAGGCCATGCGCTTCAAGGCCGGCAGCTGGGTCGAGATCAAGGTGCTGATGCCGGTCTTCATGATCCTCGGAGGCGTGGGCGCGGCGGCCGCGATGAACGTCATCTGA
- a CDS encoding ABC transporter ATP-binding protein — protein sequence MPVGRPATVRAYVLELMRRHRRPFVVVTLLNTFAVMASIVGPYLLGGIVEDLSDGVRDLHLERTAIVFACALLVQTVATRLMRLRSAMLGEEMLADLREDFLVRSVRLPPGVLERAGTGDLLSRITTDIDRLANAMREAVPQLTIGVVWVGLLVAALTVTAPPLALAVVVALPLLLIGCRWYFRRGPAAYRSEAAGYAAVAAALAETVDAGRTVEAHRLGGRRVALSDLRVKQWTAWERYTLFLRTVLFPVVNITYATILGAVLLLGGWFVIEGWMTVGQLTTGALLAQMMVDPIGLILRWYDELQVAQVSLARLVGVREIEPDAGDASVSPDGRDVRADEVRFGYVDGVDVLHRVSLDVAPGTRLALVGPSGAGKSTLGRLLAGIYEPRDGEVTLGGARLSRMVTERVRSHVALVNQEHHVFVGSLRDNLRLARTDAEDAELWASLAAVDADGWARALEQGLDAEIGSGGLVITPAQAQQIALARLVLADPHTLVLDEATSLLDPRAARNLERSLARVLEGRTVVAIAHRLHTAHDADVIAVVERGRITELGSHDELVAADGAYAALWRSWHG from the coding sequence CTGCCGGTCGGCCGGCCCGCCACCGTCCGGGCCTACGTCCTGGAGCTGATGCGGCGCCACCGCAGGCCGTTCGTCGTGGTGACCCTGCTCAACACGTTCGCGGTGATGGCGTCCATCGTGGGCCCGTACCTGCTGGGCGGGATCGTGGAGGACCTGTCCGACGGGGTCCGGGACCTGCATCTGGAGCGCACCGCGATCGTGTTCGCGTGCGCGCTCTTGGTGCAGACGGTGGCCACCCGGTTGATGCGGCTGCGCAGCGCCATGCTGGGCGAGGAGATGCTCGCCGACCTCCGCGAGGACTTCCTGGTCCGCTCGGTGCGGCTGCCTCCGGGCGTGCTGGAGCGGGCCGGTACGGGCGATCTGCTGTCCCGGATCACCACGGACATCGACCGGCTGGCCAACGCCATGCGCGAGGCCGTCCCGCAGCTGACCATCGGCGTGGTCTGGGTGGGCCTGCTGGTCGCCGCCCTCACCGTCACCGCTCCCCCGCTGGCCCTAGCGGTCGTCGTGGCGCTGCCGCTGCTGCTCATCGGCTGCCGCTGGTACTTCCGCCGGGGCCCTGCGGCGTACCGCTCGGAGGCCGCCGGTTACGCGGCGGTCGCCGCGGCGCTGGCGGAGACCGTGGACGCGGGGCGGACCGTGGAGGCGCACCGGCTGGGGGGCCGCCGGGTCGCGCTGTCGGACCTGCGCGTCAAGCAGTGGACGGCGTGGGAACGGTACACGCTGTTCCTGCGGACGGTGCTGTTCCCGGTCGTCAACATCACGTACGCGACGATCCTGGGCGCGGTCCTGCTGCTGGGCGGCTGGTTCGTCATCGAGGGGTGGATGACGGTCGGGCAGCTCACCACGGGGGCGTTGCTCGCCCAGATGATGGTGGACCCGATCGGTCTGATCCTGCGCTGGTACGACGAGTTGCAGGTGGCCCAGGTGTCGCTGGCGCGGCTGGTGGGCGTCCGGGAGATCGAGCCGGACGCGGGTGACGCGTCGGTGTCCCCGGACGGCCGGGACGTGCGCGCCGACGAGGTGCGCTTCGGTTACGTGGACGGGGTCGACGTGCTGCACCGGGTGTCGCTGGACGTCGCACCGGGTACGCGGCTGGCGCTGGTCGGCCCGTCGGGGGCGGGCAAGTCGACGCTGGGCCGGCTGCTGGCGGGGATCTACGAGCCCCGGGACGGCGAGGTCACGCTCGGGGGCGCGCGTCTTTCGCGGATGGTGACGGAGCGGGTGCGGTCGCATGTGGCGCTGGTCAACCAGGAGCACCATGTGTTCGTCGGCTCGCTGCGGGACAACCTGCGGCTGGCCCGTACGGACGCGGAGGACGCGGAGCTGTGGGCGTCGCTCGCCGCGGTCGACGCGGACGGCTGGGCGCGGGCCCTGGAGCAGGGGCTCGACGCGGAGATCGGCTCGGGCGGTCTGGTGATCACCCCGGCGCAGGCCCAGCAGATCGCGCTCGCCCGGCTGGTGCTCGCCGATCCGCACACCCTGGTCCTGGACGAGGCGACCTCGCTGCTCGACCCCCGGGCGGCCCGGAACCTGGAGCGGTCGCTCGCCCGGGTGCTGGAGGGCCGCACGGTGGTGGCGATCGCCCACCGGCTGCACACCGCGCACGACGCGGATGTGATCGCCGTGGTCGAGCGGGGCCGGATCACCGAGCTGGGCAGCCATGACGAGCTGGTGGCGGCGGACGGGGCGTACGCCGCGCTCTGGCGCTCCTGGCACGGCTGA
- a CDS encoding L,D-transpeptidase family protein: MVASAAACGVLLTTLTSCGDGGDTKKGAAAERPAAGKGSTKAPVKDLKRIPDVGDRLQSKIPAESRQVVAVYGEGKDSADSTVVLYTKSGSTWDKAASWKGHNGKKGWTPDHHENDNRSPVGVYTLSDAAGVLPDPGARLPYTQTASIQAPHYWAKSHWHDFDYVIAIDYNRVKGTPPNDPTRPQGQTKGGSIWLHMDHGSGTSACVSVSKEAMEKLLRTLDPKQHPVVVMGDRASLRA, encoded by the coding sequence ATGGTGGCCTCGGCGGCCGCCTGTGGTGTCCTGCTCACGACCCTGACGTCCTGCGGTGACGGAGGGGACACGAAGAAGGGCGCCGCCGCCGAGCGCCCGGCCGCAGGGAAGGGCAGTACGAAGGCCCCCGTCAAGGACCTGAAGCGCATCCCCGATGTGGGCGACCGGCTCCAGTCGAAGATCCCCGCCGAGTCCCGCCAGGTCGTCGCCGTCTACGGCGAGGGCAAGGACTCCGCGGACTCCACCGTCGTGCTCTACACCAAGTCCGGCTCCACCTGGGACAAGGCCGCCTCCTGGAAGGGCCACAACGGCAAGAAGGGCTGGACGCCCGACCACCACGAGAACGACAACCGCAGCCCCGTCGGCGTCTACACCCTCAGCGACGCGGCCGGTGTCCTGCCCGACCCGGGCGCCCGCCTTCCGTACACGCAGACCGCCTCGATCCAGGCCCCGCACTACTGGGCCAAGTCGCACTGGCACGACTTCGACTACGTCATCGCCATCGACTACAACCGGGTCAAGGGCACCCCGCCCAACGACCCGACGCGCCCGCAGGGCCAGACCAAGGGCGGCAGCATCTGGCTGCACATGGACCACGGCAGCGGCACCTCGGCCTGCGTGAGTGTCTCCAAGGAGGCCATGGAGAAGCTGCTGCGCACCCTCGACCCGAAGCAGCACCCGGTCGTCGTCATGGGCGACCGGGCCAGCCTCCGCGCCTGA